A stretch of the Pseudoalteromonas phenolica genome encodes the following:
- a CDS encoding flavodoxin family protein: MANTIILFSSANQTGNTYQLTQAVRSQLDETHTRYFNLDSHNYADYNYHNFYSRDDFYDIADALAWADNIVFASPVYWHGVTSNMKRLIDRITELTENPEIKHIGKGLKDKQGFVLTTSASKDVCPVFAGFFEKVFHYFDIHMTELLHLDCSKSFTLPKQQITHFSALLK, translated from the coding sequence ATGGCTAACACAATCATACTTTTCTCAAGCGCAAATCAAACAGGTAACACATATCAACTCACTCAGGCTGTAAGGTCACAACTTGATGAAACACATACACGCTACTTCAACTTAGACTCACATAATTATGCCGATTATAATTATCACAACTTCTATAGTCGGGATGATTTTTATGATATTGCTGACGCATTAGCATGGGCAGACAATATTGTTTTTGCATCTCCGGTTTATTGGCATGGTGTCACTTCTAATATGAAGCGCTTAATTGACCGTATCACTGAGCTGACTGAAAACCCGGAGATTAAACACATAGGTAAAGGGCTTAAAGATAAACAAGGATTTGTATTGACGACTTCTGCCAGCAAAGATGTCTGTCCTGTTTTTGCTGGTTTCTTCGAGAAAGTTTTCCACTATTTCGATATCCACATGACAGAGCTTTTACATTTAGATTGCAGTAAATCATTTACTCTACCCAAGCAACAAATCACACATTTTTCGGCACTATTAAAATAG
- a CDS encoding asparagine synthase-related protein has translation MAKLFGVYCASGLTQQHDFIIEKFKLEEKNHVDGQFNSVHESTLFMATLDYQTFGPSAFLQTSSQFATLIGHPLLSSDRVRDLDTLNKNYTDNMLKSCEGAFCMARYNNQTNCLDIATDALGIRPFYYMSFEGAFIFSTQFSLLKELGIALTCNKEGMMEYATLGYYLFDHTHYEEIACIQPGHRVQASSLGVRKTQYFDWCALAKVGEYYEGALEGLKQDLDNNVDKYLGNDKHVLTTLSGGLDSRLIACLLKRRNLNISALNFSESKTQDLYCAQAFADSQNINLDVIKIKDTQAKTVEDRLGKHWRNGTHPDYYRVTRPGLSWSGNGGSVGLGVIYYSEKVYQAALTRDVEHLADAYLSQQFAYIPKSIIRGAEGMQKTLKSNVIRSLQKFGDLPLDKAYYLFLLLNEQHHHLAIPFDKVDDYQMDFCLPFHSWKVLRHVLSQPISRVRKHRFYHDFLQYAFPEALSAPWQAYPEHLPCTLPTEGDDQWHMKRPNQFSPTKVYGLLFSLMFSQHKRVINIPSFSAFAVLHSLGLKVYNDKLKMVENILKW, from the coding sequence ATGGCGAAATTATTCGGAGTTTATTGTGCATCTGGGCTGACGCAACAACATGATTTTATTATTGAAAAATTTAAGTTAGAAGAAAAAAATCATGTTGATGGTCAGTTTAATTCAGTTCATGAAAGCACTCTATTTATGGCGACGCTCGACTATCAAACTTTTGGACCTAGCGCTTTTTTGCAAACAAGTTCGCAATTTGCAACGCTTATAGGCCACCCGCTTTTGTCTTCCGATAGAGTGAGAGACTTAGATACCCTAAATAAAAATTATACCGATAACATGTTGAAATCATGTGAAGGTGCATTTTGTATGGCTCGATATAACAATCAAACAAACTGTTTGGATATTGCAACAGATGCACTTGGGATCCGTCCTTTCTATTATATGAGTTTCGAAGGGGCATTCATCTTTAGTACACAGTTTAGTTTGTTAAAAGAGCTTGGTATTGCCCTTACTTGTAACAAAGAAGGTATGATGGAGTATGCGACATTGGGTTATTACCTGTTTGATCATACGCATTATGAAGAGATTGCGTGTATTCAGCCTGGTCATCGCGTGCAAGCATCAAGTTTAGGAGTAAGAAAAACTCAATATTTTGATTGGTGCGCACTGGCTAAGGTAGGAGAATATTATGAAGGTGCTTTAGAGGGATTAAAGCAAGACTTAGATAATAACGTTGATAAATATTTGGGTAATGATAAACATGTTTTAACCACGCTTTCCGGTGGCCTTGACTCAAGACTTATCGCTTGTTTATTGAAACGTAGAAATTTAAATATTTCCGCTTTAAATTTTTCTGAGAGTAAAACACAAGACTTATATTGTGCTCAAGCTTTTGCTGATAGCCAAAATATTAATCTTGATGTCATCAAGATTAAGGACACGCAAGCGAAAACAGTTGAAGATAGGTTGGGCAAACATTGGCGAAATGGTACTCATCCTGATTATTATCGTGTAACTCGTCCTGGGCTATCATGGTCAGGGAATGGCGGTAGTGTCGGGCTAGGTGTTATTTATTATTCAGAAAAAGTGTATCAAGCAGCTTTAACTCGAGATGTTGAACATTTAGCCGATGCATATCTATCTCAACAGTTCGCTTACATACCTAAATCGATTATCCGCGGCGCTGAAGGAATGCAAAAGACGCTTAAATCTAACGTAATACGTTCATTGCAAAAGTTTGGTGATTTGCCTTTAGACAAGGCATATTATCTGTTTTTACTGCTCAATGAGCAACATCATCACTTAGCGATCCCATTTGATAAAGTTGATGATTACCAAATGGATTTTTGTTTACCTTTTCACTCATGGAAAGTATTGCGTCATGTGTTATCTCAGCCTATTTCAAGAGTCAGAAAGCACCGTTTTTATCATGACTTTTTACAGTATGCATTTCCAGAAGCTTTGAGTGCACCTTGGCAAGCTTACCCTGAACATCTTCCATGTACCTTGCCGACAGAAGGTGATGATCAATGGCACATGAAGCGACCTAACCAATTTAGTCCAACTAAAGTATATGGGCTTTTATTTAGTTTAATGTTCAGTCAACACAAACGTGTCATAAATATTCCGTCCTTTAGTGCTTTTGCTGTGCTGCATAGTTTGGGTTTAAAGGTATACAACGATAAGTTGAAAATGGTGGAGAATATTTTGAAATGGTAA
- a CDS encoding VOC family protein — translation MNLNQVTLPVKNMPMAVEFYQTLGFKLIVDTPHYARFMCPEGEATFSLSLEEYGFNNGTTIYFEHEQLDEWVAELQVKGIKFEQLPTDERYLWREAVLYDPSNNKIKLYWAGENRLNPPWRVNPD, via the coding sequence GTGAATTTAAATCAGGTTACGCTGCCAGTTAAGAATATGCCTATGGCCGTAGAATTTTACCAAACGCTTGGCTTTAAATTGATAGTCGACACCCCACACTATGCAAGGTTCATGTGCCCTGAAGGTGAAGCAACTTTTTCTCTGTCTTTGGAAGAGTATGGCTTTAATAATGGCACCACTATTTATTTTGAGCATGAACAATTAGATGAGTGGGTTGCCGAGTTGCAAGTGAAAGGCATTAAATTCGAGCAACTGCCAACCGATGAGCGTTACTTATGGCGTGAAGCCGTGCTGTATGACCCATCAAACAATAAGATCAAACTCTATTGGGCTGGCGAAAATAGATTAAATCCACCATGGCGCGTTAATCCAGATTAG
- a CDS encoding ABC1 kinase family protein: MDKSKSVPTSRLSRLSKFGLLASKVAGNVLLDGAKSVAKGEKLDKQSLILSPKNIENLAEQFAQLRGAAMKLGQLLSMDSGEVLPPELSKLLARLRSEGHAMPHKQLVGVLKSHWGVHWLDKFSHIELKPFAAASIGQVHKATLENGQKLAVKIQYPGIAKSIESDVDNLASLLKMSGLLPKHIDIAPLISEAKQQLLDESDYQLEARHLQHYQKNLASFEQFKIPKVINDLTTEHILSMEFVEGIDLEACVSLPQEQRNTLASDLIYLFFFELLKFNTVQTDPNFGNYLYQPDTGKVVLLDFGATRVLPQTVCNGYFALFSGALSENRNLIASAAEQIGYFDSEIDLEYKHKVIDIFMLACEPLRQDKAYDFAKSPLAKQIRDKGLEMSTDKSKWHSPPIDALFIHRKLAGLYLIAAKLNAKVNVQQLYKSFLQQAKLAQE, from the coding sequence ATGGATAAAAGTAAATCAGTCCCCACTTCTCGTTTATCACGGCTCAGTAAATTTGGCTTGCTTGCCTCAAAGGTCGCGGGTAACGTGCTGTTAGACGGAGCAAAGTCCGTCGCTAAAGGTGAAAAGCTCGATAAACAGTCGTTGATCCTCTCCCCTAAAAATATCGAGAACCTAGCAGAGCAGTTCGCGCAATTAAGAGGCGCGGCAATGAAATTGGGGCAACTTTTATCAATGGACTCGGGTGAAGTGTTACCTCCCGAATTAAGTAAATTATTAGCAAGACTGAGATCAGAAGGTCATGCTATGCCCCATAAGCAGTTAGTCGGCGTACTTAAGTCGCATTGGGGAGTTCATTGGCTCGATAAATTTTCTCATATTGAGCTAAAACCCTTTGCCGCTGCTTCTATTGGCCAAGTTCACAAAGCCACACTTGAAAATGGTCAAAAATTGGCTGTAAAAATCCAATATCCGGGGATCGCAAAAAGCATAGAAAGCGATGTCGATAATCTTGCCAGCCTTCTAAAAATGAGCGGCTTATTACCCAAGCATATTGATATAGCGCCGCTCATTTCTGAGGCAAAACAACAGCTTTTAGATGAATCTGATTATCAACTTGAAGCTCGCCATCTACAGCACTATCAAAAGAACCTTGCAAGCTTTGAGCAATTTAAAATACCCAAGGTAATTAACGATTTAACCACCGAGCATATTCTTAGCATGGAATTTGTCGAAGGTATCGATTTAGAAGCCTGCGTGTCTTTGCCTCAAGAACAACGTAACACCCTTGCTAGCGATTTAATCTATTTATTTTTCTTCGAGCTTTTAAAATTTAATACTGTGCAAACAGACCCTAATTTTGGTAATTATCTTTATCAGCCCGATACCGGCAAAGTAGTATTATTGGACTTTGGCGCAACCCGTGTGCTTCCACAGACCGTCTGTAATGGTTATTTTGCGCTTTTTTCGGGTGCCCTATCTGAAAACCGTAATTTAATTGCTTCAGCCGCTGAACAAATTGGTTACTTCGATTCAGAAATAGATTTGGAGTATAAACACAAAGTAATTGATATCTTTATGCTGGCTTGTGAACCCCTAAGACAGGACAAAGCATATGACTTTGCTAAGAGCCCTTTAGCAAAACAGATCCGCGACAAAGGGCTTGAAATGAGTACCGATAAATCTAAATGGCACTCTCCACCCATCGACGCACTATTTATTCATCGTAAACTGGCAGGATTATATCTTATCGCCGCAAAGCTCAATGCCAAAGTGAATGTACAACAGTTGTATAAATCCTTCTTGCAACAAGCAAAACTGGCTCAAGAATAA
- a CDS encoding methylated-DNA--[protein]-cysteine S-methyltransferase — protein MYCDYFESPLGTIEIKATDKGICQLIFCGEHKESVVPSKLITQCIAQLEEYFAGTRQNFDLPLDPVGTEFQKSVWQALCDIPFGHTYSYLQLAERLNNPKAVRAVGGANGRNPITLIVPCHRVIGASGTLTGYAGGVERKQWLLAHEGVSGFAKPLVLDEVIYTRQDKTQFLR, from the coding sequence ATGTATTGTGATTACTTCGAAAGCCCGCTTGGCACGATAGAAATAAAAGCAACCGATAAAGGAATATGTCAGCTTATTTTCTGTGGCGAACATAAAGAGTCTGTTGTACCGTCAAAACTCATTACCCAGTGCATTGCGCAACTTGAAGAATACTTTGCAGGCACTCGCCAAAATTTCGATCTTCCCCTAGACCCTGTTGGCACAGAGTTTCAAAAATCGGTCTGGCAAGCGTTGTGTGATATTCCATTTGGCCACACTTACTCATATTTACAGCTCGCAGAGCGCCTTAATAACCCAAAAGCCGTGCGCGCCGTCGGTGGTGCAAACGGCAGGAATCCAATAACTCTAATTGTGCCCTGTCACCGAGTTATTGGCGCATCGGGCACGTTAACTGGTTACGCTGGAGGCGTTGAGCGAAAACAATGGCTTCTAGCACACGAAGGCGTGTCTGGGTTTGCCAAACCGCTCGTACTGGATGAAGTCATCTATACTCGACAAGATAAAACACAATTTTTACGCTAG
- a CDS encoding DNA-3-methyladenine glycosylase 2 family protein: MLSLETCQKARFSRDPRFDGKFFIAVKTTGIFCRTICPASPPKEENVEYFKNAVQAAEAGYRPCLRCRPDSAPSSAAWQGNGATLTRAVRLIDEGALQEGSIIDLATRLGVSDRYLRKLFKEKIGVSPKTYALYQQCLFAKKLLHQTSLPITEIALASGFESIRRFNDCFKQQLKLTPTQMRKQTNKNNAKLTLKLSYRPPFDWQKMQRFLSARLIPGLEWIGDNFYGRSFIHKDVKGQFTAHHQAEKHQFLVEISLEDNRVLKPVVSNIRRVLDLDAELVQIEQDLTDALGTNTLISSGLRLPGIWDVFEAGMRAILGQQISVTAAKNLVIKLVETLGEKEANNQESNGENVLYFPAPGAIAQSDLAFFKMPESRKQTITRFAQFAQNQPIEAQNPDNWLALKGIGPWTANYAKMRGLSDPDIFLATDLGVIKALKAHADFDSEKAAPWRSYLTFQLWDKL; the protein is encoded by the coding sequence ATGCTCAGCTTAGAAACCTGTCAAAAAGCCCGCTTTTCAAGAGATCCCCGTTTCGATGGGAAGTTCTTCATTGCGGTAAAAACAACTGGCATTTTTTGCAGGACTATTTGCCCAGCATCGCCGCCAAAAGAAGAAAATGTAGAATATTTTAAAAATGCCGTGCAAGCAGCTGAAGCAGGTTATCGTCCATGCTTACGCTGCCGACCAGACAGTGCGCCTAGTTCTGCAGCTTGGCAGGGAAATGGCGCAACATTAACTCGCGCCGTTCGCTTAATTGACGAAGGTGCACTGCAAGAAGGGTCCATCATCGACCTCGCCACACGGTTAGGTGTCAGTGATCGATATTTAAGAAAATTATTTAAAGAGAAAATAGGTGTTTCCCCCAAAACCTATGCACTCTATCAACAATGCTTGTTTGCCAAAAAGCTGCTGCATCAAACCAGTTTACCCATTACCGAAATTGCGCTCGCCAGTGGCTTTGAGAGCATTCGCCGTTTTAACGACTGCTTCAAACAACAACTTAAACTTACTCCGACTCAAATGCGTAAACAGACGAACAAAAATAATGCAAAACTGACTTTAAAATTATCTTATCGCCCACCATTTGATTGGCAAAAGATGCAGCGTTTTTTATCTGCCAGACTCATTCCTGGGCTAGAGTGGATTGGCGATAACTTTTATGGTCGCAGCTTTATTCATAAAGATGTTAAAGGGCAATTCACCGCTCACCATCAAGCTGAAAAACATCAATTTTTGGTCGAGATAAGCCTAGAAGACAATCGTGTTCTCAAGCCTGTGGTCAGTAATATTCGCCGTGTGCTCGATTTAGACGCCGAACTCGTGCAAATAGAGCAAGACTTAACTGACGCGCTTGGCACAAATACATTGATCAGCTCAGGGTTGCGCTTGCCTGGTATTTGGGATGTGTTCGAAGCAGGTATGCGCGCTATTTTAGGTCAACAAATATCAGTAACTGCAGCCAAAAACTTAGTGATAAAACTGGTCGAAACCTTGGGCGAAAAAGAAGCCAACAACCAAGAATCGAACGGTGAAAATGTGCTGTACTTCCCGGCGCCCGGAGCCATTGCGCAAAGCGACTTAGCATTTTTTAAAATGCCTGAAAGTCGCAAACAAACTATTACAAGATTTGCTCAATTTGCTCAAAACCAACCCATTGAAGCACAAAATCCAGATAACTGGCTGGCACTTAAAGGCATTGGCCCTTGGACTGCAAATTATGCCAAAATGCGCGGTTTAAGTGACCCAGATATATTCCTAGCTACTGATCTAGGGGTAATTAAAGCACTAAAAGCACATGCTGATTTTGACTCCGAAAAAGCCGCACCATGGCGTAGCTACCTTACTTTTCAACTATGGGACAAACTATGA